One Bdellovibrio bacteriovorus str. Tiberius DNA segment encodes these proteins:
- a CDS encoding adenylate/guanylate cyclase domain-containing protein, with protein sequence MLGKEITTSQMREFEVIEEIRSVLRVIANWMAVPLFMAFWIADLIYVPQFKWQFLGLRLSIIPLCMLAKYELRKEQSFTRAQWFAALYAGLIALPINIMIYFIPDVGTGYYAGLNLVAIGGLSFIPFSTGFFVATALGIYLPYYLFTALKIQSAPDLWPVVLNSFFIVGSIVICFLIRFFHEQLRMREINSRLALKAEIANRDHIIKSKTEEAVRLNTLSTQFSPQVVQAIREGKVDLEKGVRRAQICAIFVDIVGSTERVVRLDQAKVDLVLARFMDTVVSIFLKYDITIDKFQGDGILAFANDPIRYGDYTQRTCLAALEVREALRQDREFYLMNWKKEMQIRIGISAGYANVGFYGNKKFFRSYTAIGAPLPFASRLTNLAEPDQILIDSDIAQTLQSEGFAVKNIGERVIKGFEGDTHYVFELNQAPIVRKDVSASSCPHCPDSILYLDTNAQGHFVMKCRTCGYEAAETQAVSSL encoded by the coding sequence ATGCTGGGGAAAGAAATCACCACCTCACAAATGCGCGAGTTTGAGGTGATTGAAGAAATCAGATCTGTCCTGCGAGTCATTGCAAACTGGATGGCCGTGCCTTTGTTCATGGCTTTCTGGATTGCCGATCTGATTTACGTTCCCCAGTTCAAATGGCAGTTCCTGGGTTTGCGCTTGTCCATAATACCTCTGTGTATGCTGGCCAAGTACGAACTGCGCAAGGAACAAAGCTTTACCCGCGCGCAGTGGTTTGCCGCCCTGTATGCGGGCCTCATCGCTTTACCCATCAATATCATGATCTATTTCATTCCTGACGTGGGCACCGGCTACTACGCCGGATTGAATCTGGTGGCTATCGGAGGACTGTCGTTCATTCCGTTTTCCACGGGCTTCTTTGTTGCCACCGCTTTGGGAATCTATCTGCCCTATTATCTGTTCACCGCTCTGAAAATCCAGTCCGCTCCGGATCTGTGGCCGGTGGTCTTGAATTCATTCTTTATTGTCGGCTCTATCGTGATTTGCTTCCTGATTCGTTTCTTCCACGAACAGCTGCGCATGCGCGAAATCAACAGCCGTCTGGCCCTGAAGGCCGAAATCGCCAACCGCGATCACATCATTAAGTCCAAAACCGAAGAAGCCGTCCGCCTGAACACTTTAAGCACCCAATTCAGCCCGCAGGTGGTGCAAGCCATCCGAGAAGGCAAAGTGGATCTTGAAAAAGGCGTCCGCCGTGCGCAGATTTGCGCCATCTTCGTGGATATCGTGGGTTCTACTGAACGCGTGGTCCGCCTGGATCAGGCCAAGGTGGATCTTGTTTTGGCAAGATTCATGGACACGGTCGTCAGTATCTTCCTGAAATACGACATCACTATCGACAAATTCCAAGGCGACGGCATTCTGGCTTTTGCCAACGATCCGATCCGCTATGGGGACTACACACAAAGAACCTGCCTGGCTGCCTTGGAAGTGCGCGAAGCCCTTCGCCAGGACCGCGAGTTCTATCTGATGAACTGGAAAAAAGAAATGCAGATTCGCATCGGTATTTCTGCTGGATACGCCAACGTCGGTTTTTACGGCAATAAAAAATTCTTCCGTTCTTACACGGCTATCGGTGCCCCGCTGCCGTTTGCTTCCCGTCTGACGAACCTGGCTGAACCTGATCAGATCCTGATTGATTCTGATATCGCCCAGACTCTGCAGTCGGAAGGCTTCGCCGTAAAAAACATCGGTGAACGCGTGATCAAAGGCTTTGAAGGCGACACTCACTATGTCTTTGAATTGAATCAGGCACCGATCGTGCGCAAGGATGTTTCAGCAAGCTCTTGCCCTCACTGCCCGGATTCAATCCTTTATTTGGACACCAATGCCCAGGGCCACTTCGTGATGAAGTGCCGCACCTGCGGTTACGAAGCTGCGGAAACTCAGGCGGTCAGTTCTTTATAG
- a CDS encoding 3D domain-containing protein translates to MQTFKCLIQHIKTPKWLYKPFVLFAMVATANASSSQLCKSGIATTSTYFVPHIKDYCSGSKPCKKFLKQVRMQGSGTLSGNRLLTYTGKTRSLGSCDTAFGASGKCLIPFFSVAADPRYYSMGDIIRMPALEGKRIRMPNGKTVIHPGYLIVHDTGGAIKGPNRFDMFTGSYGLNDKDNVFGYKGSRDLRMTDVNDCTKSFSTVRRNSYDYQNSLAMLEDILSDVYSSKRSIASYQSYKKGSR, encoded by the coding sequence ATGCAAACTTTCAAATGTCTCATTCAACATATTAAAACTCCGAAGTGGCTCTATAAACCCTTTGTTCTCTTTGCCATGGTGGCGACGGCCAATGCCAGCAGTTCCCAGCTGTGCAAAAGCGGCATCGCAACCACCAGCACCTACTTCGTTCCTCATATCAAGGACTACTGTTCCGGCTCCAAACCCTGCAAGAAGTTCCTGAAACAAGTGCGCATGCAGGGTTCTGGCACTCTGTCTGGCAACCGTCTTTTGACCTATACAGGTAAAACACGCAGCCTGGGATCCTGTGATACCGCCTTCGGCGCCAGTGGCAAATGCCTGATCCCGTTCTTTTCTGTAGCTGCAGACCCACGCTATTACAGCATGGGCGACATTATTAGAATGCCCGCCCTTGAAGGAAAAAGAATTCGTATGCCCAATGGAAAAACGGTCATCCATCCTGGGTACCTGATTGTGCATGACACGGGTGGAGCGATCAAAGGTCCCAACCGCTTCGATATGTTCACGGGCTCTTATGGCCTGAATGATAAAGACAACGTATTTGGATACAAAGGCAGCAGAGACTTGCGCATGACGGATGTCAACGACTGCACTAAGAGCTTTAGCACCGTCCGACGCAACTCTTATGATTACCAGAACTCTCTGGCGATGTTGGAAGATATCTTGTCGGACGTTTACAGCAGCAAACGCTCCATCGCTTCCTATCAGTCTTACAAGAAAGGATCCCGCTAA
- a CDS encoding transglycosylase SLT domain-containing protein has translation MKATTPHLYKMLFLTLCFSMGWNMKPVDFHMELASKEEKGLAAPFTLGSSKSMTENNKIDETASEPIPIIEHALDKIEKTKSFQSLFGWGDNVANRNCDTCQEEIRNMRYMQCNAQNNYLEAEMKTAVESQSSLLGDLIRAPIKSNSIIKASCIQMGMNTKFGVSSKTFRQCNAAGAARQAFRPCISENYFKMVNNSFELVSSCMKDFIAPGKDEETQNLDVRAVYALINIESGFHVNAMSGTGAGGIGQFTAPAIQDVNSNELNAVRISLEGNKNPLCGRLSMELLDKMEPMRAGKAQSCDRISLKNGNPMKNMIYTYAYLKGVKADMNNMIFENKNYKNKFRMSEFDLNKIKRALMVWSHNTGPAGTWTPAKTLLNSFYRGKTVTNADQFIQQMQQYMQKFPASANKSSARRKETSRYFPEITKTLNNIENAVGGGTCVN, from the coding sequence ATGAAAGCTACCACACCCCATTTGTACAAAATGCTGTTTCTAACCCTTTGCTTTAGCATGGGCTGGAATATGAAACCTGTGGACTTCCATATGGAACTGGCTTCCAAGGAAGAAAAGGGTCTGGCCGCGCCATTCACCCTGGGATCCTCCAAATCCATGACTGAAAACAATAAAATAGACGAAACAGCTTCTGAGCCGATTCCTATTATTGAGCACGCCTTGGATAAAATTGAAAAAACCAAAAGCTTCCAAAGCCTGTTTGGCTGGGGTGACAACGTTGCCAATCGCAACTGTGACACCTGCCAGGAGGAAATCCGCAACATGCGCTACATGCAGTGCAATGCCCAGAACAACTATCTGGAAGCGGAAATGAAAACGGCCGTGGAATCCCAGAGCAGTCTTTTGGGTGATCTGATCCGTGCTCCGATCAAATCAAACTCCATCATTAAAGCTTCGTGCATTCAGATGGGGATGAACACGAAATTTGGTGTTAGCAGCAAAACTTTCCGTCAGTGTAACGCCGCAGGAGCTGCCCGCCAGGCATTCCGACCTTGTATCTCTGAGAATTACTTCAAGATGGTGAACAACAGCTTTGAACTGGTCAGTTCTTGCATGAAGGACTTTATTGCTCCGGGCAAGGATGAAGAAACCCAGAATCTGGATGTTCGCGCCGTTTATGCTTTGATCAACATTGAATCCGGCTTCCACGTCAACGCGATGAGCGGCACCGGAGCCGGTGGTATCGGCCAGTTCACCGCCCCTGCAATTCAGGATGTGAACTCCAACGAACTGAATGCTGTTCGCATCTCTTTGGAAGGCAACAAGAACCCGCTGTGCGGCCGCCTGTCCATGGAATTGCTCGACAAAATGGAACCAATGCGCGCTGGAAAGGCCCAGTCCTGCGACCGTATCTCTTTGAAAAACGGCAACCCGATGAAGAACATGATCTACACTTACGCTTATCTTAAAGGCGTGAAAGCAGACATGAACAACATGATCTTTGAAAACAAGAACTACAAAAACAAGTTCCGCATGTCGGAATTTGACCTGAACAAAATCAAACGTGCTTTGATGGTTTGGTCCCATAACACGGGCCCGGCTGGCACCTGGACACCGGCAAAAACTTTGTTGAATTCATTCTACAGAGGCAAAACCGTAACCAACGCTGATCAGTTCATCCAGCAAATGCAGCAGTACATGCAAAAATTCCCGGCCAGCGCCAATAAATCCAGCGCTCGTCGCAAGGAAACGTCCCGTTATTTCCCTGAGATCACAAAAACTTTGAATAATATCGAAAACGCAGTAGGAGGTGGCACATGCGTAAACTAG
- a CDS encoding LysR family transcriptional regulator, whose product MPVRIENQVQWLNYHHLHYFHVIAKEGSIAKAAEKLNMGQPTLSIQLKQLEESLGKNLFERRKQRLFLTEAGKIAYEYADQVFRLGAEMVEVLQDRLQNNRVHVQIGALDSVPKPIISEVVLQAYKQGNCAVSVLEGASNDLLRELSAHQIDLLLSNYPPNVDFQTVYAKSIAKLDVVVCASAKYKHLRRDFPYSLEGQPFIFPTIHSRLRRDLEHYFSINGIRVDRIAETQDTSLQKLLGQEGVGLIPIVEVAASDLIREKKLVVLGTLPGIYEEIWLMAANRKIDNPIAAKLMKGFTL is encoded by the coding sequence ATGCCCGTTCGTATCGAAAATCAGGTTCAATGGCTGAACTACCATCATCTGCACTATTTCCACGTTATTGCCAAAGAGGGCAGTATCGCCAAGGCCGCTGAAAAGCTGAACATGGGTCAACCGACTCTTAGTATTCAATTAAAGCAGCTGGAAGAGTCGTTGGGGAAGAATCTTTTTGAAAGACGCAAACAACGCCTGTTTTTGACAGAAGCCGGGAAGATTGCCTATGAATACGCCGATCAGGTGTTTCGCCTAGGGGCGGAAATGGTGGAGGTTCTGCAGGACCGTTTGCAGAACAACCGTGTGCACGTACAAATCGGAGCGCTGGACAGTGTACCCAAGCCGATCATTTCAGAAGTGGTGTTGCAGGCCTACAAACAAGGGAACTGTGCGGTTTCAGTTTTGGAAGGTGCCAGCAACGATTTGCTTCGCGAGCTCAGTGCCCATCAGATTGATCTGCTGCTTTCCAATTATCCTCCGAACGTGGACTTCCAGACTGTTTATGCCAAATCCATCGCAAAGCTTGATGTGGTTGTGTGTGCCTCGGCGAAGTACAAACATCTGCGTCGGGATTTTCCGTATTCACTGGAAGGTCAGCCGTTTATTTTCCCGACCATTCACAGTCGTCTGCGCCGTGATCTGGAACATTATTTCTCAATCAATGGCATTCGCGTGGACCGTATCGCAGAAACTCAGGACACCAGTTTGCAAAAGCTGCTGGGGCAAGAGGGTGTAGGGCTGATTCCGATTGTGGAAGTCGCGGCTTCAGATCTGATCCGGGAAAAAAAGCTGGTGGTTTTGGGCACTCTGCCGGGGATCTATGAAGAGATCTGGCTGATGGCGGCCAACCGCAAGATCGATAATCCGATCGCGGCAAAACTGATGAAGGGTTTCACTTTATAA
- a CDS encoding TerC family protein, with protein sequence MSETLLFPFADFWWFYAGFIAFVIGMLALDLGVFHKHSHTVSFKEATIWSIVWVSIAMLFNLGLYYYTLHLYPETPAIAKQVGLEFLTGYVIEKSLSIDNIFVFVVVFSFFSVPAKYQHRVLFYGILGALIFRAIFIALGSVLMQYQAVVLIFGAFLIITGVKMMFQPDKEVDPSQNWLIKWLKKHIRVADRMHEDHFFIKENGVKLATPLFIALVFLEFTDIIFAVDSVPAIFAITKEPLLVFTSNIFAILGLRSLYFLLAGVVDKFHLLKYGLALTLIFVGLKMVWLNKLFGGHFPIGISLGIIFAFIGGSIAASLMFPKKEA encoded by the coding sequence GTGTCCGAAACGTTACTATTCCCTTTTGCTGACTTCTGGTGGTTTTACGCAGGTTTCATCGCCTTTGTCATAGGTATGCTTGCCCTGGATCTGGGCGTATTTCATAAACACTCACATACGGTGAGTTTCAAGGAAGCCACGATCTGGTCGATTGTTTGGGTGTCCATCGCGATGCTGTTCAATCTGGGTTTGTACTACTACACCCTGCATCTTTACCCCGAAACGCCCGCCATCGCCAAACAGGTGGGGCTGGAGTTCCTGACCGGCTATGTGATTGAAAAGTCGCTGTCCATCGATAACATTTTCGTGTTTGTCGTGGTCTTTAGCTTCTTCTCGGTCCCGGCCAAGTACCAGCACCGCGTGCTGTTCTATGGTATCCTGGGCGCCCTGATCTTCCGTGCGATCTTCATCGCGCTTGGTTCCGTCCTGATGCAATACCAGGCTGTGGTTCTGATCTTTGGTGCATTCCTGATCATCACTGGTGTGAAGATGATGTTCCAGCCGGACAAAGAGGTCGACCCGTCCCAAAACTGGCTGATCAAATGGCTTAAAAAGCATATTCGCGTTGCGGATCGCATGCATGAAGATCATTTCTTCATCAAAGAAAACGGCGTGAAACTGGCGACTCCATTGTTTATTGCCCTGGTGTTCCTGGAGTTCACGGACATCATCTTTGCGGTGGATTCCGTGCCGGCGATCTTCGCTATCACGAAAGAGCCTTTGCTGGTGTTCACATCCAACATCTTTGCGATCCTGGGTCTGCGTTCCCTGTACTTCCTGCTGGCGGGTGTGGTTGATAAATTCCACCTGCTGAAGTACGGCCTGGCTCTGACCCTGATCTTTGTCGGCCTGAAGATGGTATGGCTGAACAAGTTGTTCGGCGGCCACTTCCCGATTGGCATCTCTTTGGGAATCATTTTCGCGTTCATCGGTGGCTCTATTGCCGCTTCCCTGATGTTCCCGAAAAAAGAAGCTTAA
- the thpR gene encoding RNA 2',3'-cyclic phosphodiesterase — translation MTRRLFLALNATDPLADTFLPTLKKLKINADRREIIVKWVPTDNYHVTITFLGDRPEDEVQKVAEALASVCQNFAPFDLKIEDVGAFSNEHDARVLWLGVQNKRSLNEFKEALDRELVEKNLLPQIEERAFSPHLTFGRLRNPRSVKDMISPFKRKSFGKIHVTEIVLYESTLQGAFPVYKPLARCKLTGSADLADGVPEQTDIDITFT, via the coding sequence ATGACCAGACGACTGTTCCTTGCTCTCAACGCTACCGATCCTTTGGCAGACACCTTTCTGCCGACCTTAAAGAAACTCAAAATCAATGCTGATCGCCGTGAAATAATCGTGAAGTGGGTCCCGACGGACAACTACCACGTCACTATTACTTTTTTAGGTGACCGCCCCGAAGACGAAGTTCAAAAGGTTGCCGAAGCGCTGGCCAGCGTGTGCCAGAACTTTGCCCCGTTTGATCTGAAGATCGAGGATGTCGGTGCGTTTTCAAACGAACACGACGCCCGGGTTCTGTGGCTGGGTGTGCAGAACAAAAGAAGTCTGAATGAATTCAAAGAAGCTCTGGATCGCGAGCTGGTGGAAAAAAATCTGCTGCCGCAAATTGAAGAGCGGGCATTTTCACCGCATCTGACTTTTGGAAGACTTCGCAATCCGCGAAGTGTGAAGGATATGATCTCGCCGTTTAAACGCAAAAGTTTCGGCAAAATTCATGTCACGGAAATCGTGTTGTATGAATCAACACTGCAAGGGGCCTTCCCAGTGTACAAGCCCCTCGCCCGTTGCAAGCTGACCGGAAGCGCCGACCTAGCGGATGGCGTTCCCGAACAAACGGATATAGATATTACTTTCACGTAG
- a CDS encoding Ig-like domain-containing protein: protein MKKFLMAIALVLAPAFALADVAVQPLNLETKALDQYLNYNFGTSFVHSARFQDFILTANGPDSTFIRGISVQGSFAYRVNTNCPQILMPGQQCVIRVIFSPSTTGGHWGDVTVHLRESNIYIRLFGNAIR from the coding sequence ATGAAAAAGTTTTTGATGGCGATCGCTTTGGTTTTGGCTCCGGCATTTGCTTTGGCGGATGTGGCTGTTCAGCCGCTGAATCTTGAAACGAAAGCTCTGGATCAGTATCTTAATTATAACTTCGGGACTTCTTTTGTTCATTCTGCCAGATTTCAGGATTTCATTCTGACGGCCAACGGCCCTGATTCCACATTCATTCGTGGTATCAGTGTTCAGGGTTCTTTCGCATATCGCGTGAACACCAACTGCCCGCAGATCCTTATGCCGGGGCAGCAGTGTGTGATCCGTGTGATTTTCAGCCCCTCCACGACAGGTGGTCACTGGGGTGATGTCACTGTTCACCTACGTGAAAGTAATATCTATATCCGTTTGTTCGGGAACGCCATCCGCTAG
- a CDS encoding NuoI/complex I 23 kDa subunit family protein has protein sequence MSVMQNNSEKSKWFLPGILGGLATTMKHLLKNLFNQKKMMTLNYPEEKYEYSPRFKGNHVLTVKKDGSLRCTACMLCATNCPAECIKITAAEHNDPAVEKFPISYEIDILRCVFCGFCEEACPVDAIRLGPEWQTPGVNGANFIYDINHLAYRPNLKGGILTHVDDQERHKAGI, from the coding sequence ATGAGCGTAATGCAGAACAACTCTGAAAAGTCGAAGTGGTTCCTGCCGGGGATCCTGGGTGGTCTGGCAACGACCATGAAGCACTTGCTGAAGAACTTGTTCAATCAGAAGAAAATGATGACCCTGAACTATCCAGAGGAGAAGTATGAGTACTCTCCTCGTTTCAAGGGCAATCACGTTCTGACGGTTAAAAAAGACGGTTCTTTGCGTTGCACGGCTTGTATGCTTTGCGCGACCAACTGTCCTGCAGAATGTATCAAGATCACGGCGGCGGAACACAACGACCCAGCGGTCGAAAAGTTTCCGATCAGCTACGAGATCGACATTCTTCGCTGCGTATTCTGCGGTTTCTGTGAAGAAGCCTGCCCGGTGGATGCAATCCGTTTGGGCCCTGAATGGCAGACTCCAGGCGTGAATGGTGCAAACTTCATCTACGACATCAATCATCTGGCATACCGTCCAAATCTTAAGGGCGGCATCCTGACTCACGTCGACGATCAAGAACGCCACAAAGCCGGCATCTAA
- a CDS encoding 2Fe-2S iron-sulfur cluster-binding protein, with translation MPKCTINGKEVEVKEGTSIIEAMQQSGDRIAHYCWHPGLSVAGVCRLCVVEIEGNPRVQIACNTMVTEGMKVNNTSEKVKDAVKWGLDFHLINHPLDCPICDQAGECGLQDQYMEYGKYDPEMAEAKVKKHKVVDLGPTVVLDSERCILCSRCVRFTEEVSKTNELGLFNRGDRTEIGTHDGMLLDNKYSLNTVDICPVGALTSKDFRFRQRVWYLKDGDSVCNGCSTGCNIKVYYNKEGLFRIKPVYNEQVNGHWMCDSGRNAYKFVNREARLVKGVVAGKEMAPGAAAKSASEVLKSTSGDALALVLTAQYTVEEYEAIIKTFVEEFKTKKVFFWVNNKETFDTFDGLLSRGDKNPNTKGLLKVMEKYGITSTWADLSAGLANGSIKTVVVAGPENQAVFPDYNERLKELSKAQNLIWMQAGKNDALTALTGNVWIIPMKTFVEKDGTFINFSGLEQKIKKVTNVVSEALTLTEATLLMVGKNLALPTANAAFMPNNQRDDQVTLEARKKNEFVFRRGSL, from the coding sequence ATGCCGAAATGCACCATTAATGGCAAAGAAGTCGAAGTAAAAGAAGGCACGTCGATCATCGAGGCGATGCAACAGTCTGGCGATCGTATCGCTCACTATTGCTGGCACCCGGGTCTGTCTGTAGCCGGTGTTTGTCGTCTTTGCGTGGTGGAGATCGAAGGAAATCCACGCGTTCAGATCGCATGTAACACCATGGTTACTGAGGGTATGAAGGTCAACAACACGTCTGAAAAAGTTAAAGACGCTGTAAAGTGGGGCCTGGACTTCCACTTGATCAATCACCCGCTGGATTGCCCGATTTGCGATCAGGCCGGCGAGTGCGGTCTGCAGGATCAGTACATGGAGTACGGCAAGTACGATCCAGAGATGGCTGAAGCAAAAGTTAAAAAGCACAAAGTTGTGGATTTGGGACCAACTGTGGTTCTGGATTCCGAGCGTTGCATTCTTTGCTCCCGCTGCGTGCGTTTCACGGAAGAAGTTTCCAAGACCAACGAGTTGGGCTTGTTCAACCGTGGTGATCGCACTGAAATCGGCACTCACGACGGCATGCTTTTGGACAATAAATACTCTTTGAACACTGTCGACATCTGCCCGGTGGGTGCGTTGACGTCCAAAGACTTCCGTTTCCGTCAGCGCGTTTGGTATCTAAAAGACGGCGACAGCGTTTGTAACGGTTGCTCCACTGGTTGCAACATCAAGGTTTACTACAACAAAGAAGGCCTGTTCCGTATCAAGCCTGTTTACAATGAACAGGTGAACGGTCACTGGATGTGCGACAGCGGTCGTAACGCCTATAAATTCGTAAACCGTGAAGCACGCCTTGTTAAAGGTGTTGTTGCCGGGAAAGAAATGGCTCCAGGCGCGGCAGCGAAAAGCGCAAGCGAAGTTCTGAAAAGCACTTCCGGCGATGCTTTGGCGCTTGTTTTGACAGCTCAGTACACTGTTGAAGAGTACGAAGCGATCATCAAGACGTTTGTTGAAGAATTCAAAACCAAAAAAGTGTTCTTCTGGGTTAACAACAAAGAGACTTTCGACACCTTCGACGGTTTGTTGTCTCGCGGAGACAAGAACCCGAACACCAAAGGTCTTTTGAAAGTTATGGAAAAGTACGGCATCACGTCCACTTGGGCTGATCTGTCTGCAGGTCTTGCAAACGGCTCAATCAAAACTGTGGTTGTGGCGGGTCCGGAAAACCAAGCGGTATTCCCAGATTACAACGAAAGATTGAAAGAGCTTTCCAAAGCTCAGAATCTGATCTGGATGCAAGCGGGTAAAAACGACGCTTTGACGGCTTTGACTGGCAACGTTTGGATCATTCCAATGAAAACGTTCGTGGAAAAAGACGGCACATTCATCAACTTCTCCGGTCTTGAACAGAAGATCAAGAAAGTGACGAATGTGGTTTCTGAAGCGCTGACTTTGACAGAGGCGACTTTGTTGATGGTTGGCAAGAATCTGGCTCTTCCGACGGCAAATGCGGCATTCATGCCGAACAACCAGCGTGACGATCAGGTGACTTTGGAAGCTCGTAAAAAGAATGAGTTCGTGTTCAGAAGAGGTAGCCTATGA
- the nuoF gene encoding NADH-quinone oxidoreductase subunit NuoF has product MSEVKVLTEFYHLPEYQTLAGYKAKGGYETLHKAFKMQPQQIIDEVKASGLRGRGGAGFPTGMKWGFLPKNGEPRYLLCNADEGEPGTFKDRMMMERAPHQLIEGMIISAFAIGSNKGYIYVRGEYVFPIECLNKAIKEAYAAGLLGKNILGSGFDFDLDVYRGAGAYICGEETGMISSLEGLKGQPKLKPPFPAVQGYLRKPTIVNNVETLAAVTYIIKDGAQVYRKHGTEKSAGTKLFSLSGNVMTPGNFEVPLGYPLMDLLMKEGGGMKPGRKLKAVIPGGSSAPVLTAEEVAKANLDYESLAGLGTMLGSGAVIVIDDSQCMVDMLGVLTHFYAHESCGQCTPCREGTGWLNKVLHSILEGRGRLQDIDLLIKVADNMKGKTICALSDAAALPVLSFVTKFRDEFEFYVREGRSKVKGTTYAEMHH; this is encoded by the coding sequence ATGTCTGAAGTAAAAGTGCTTACAGAATTCTACCACCTGCCTGAATATCAAACTTTGGCGGGCTACAAAGCCAAGGGTGGTTACGAAACTCTTCATAAAGCCTTCAAAATGCAACCTCAGCAGATTATCGATGAAGTGAAAGCTTCCGGTCTGCGCGGTCGTGGTGGTGCGGGTTTCCCAACGGGTATGAAGTGGGGCTTTTTGCCGAAAAACGGCGAGCCACGCTATCTTCTGTGCAACGCCGATGAAGGTGAGCCAGGGACTTTCAAAGACCGTATGATGATGGAGCGTGCTCCACATCAATTGATCGAAGGCATGATCATTTCTGCTTTCGCGATCGGTTCCAATAAAGGTTACATCTATGTTCGTGGCGAATACGTATTCCCGATTGAATGCCTGAACAAGGCGATCAAGGAGGCTTACGCTGCCGGTCTTCTGGGTAAAAACATCCTGGGTTCCGGTTTTGATTTCGATCTGGATGTTTACCGTGGCGCGGGTGCTTATATCTGCGGTGAGGAAACAGGCATGATTTCCTCTTTGGAAGGTCTTAAAGGCCAGCCAAAATTGAAACCGCCATTCCCGGCAGTTCAGGGTTACCTGAGAAAGCCAACCATCGTGAACAACGTGGAAACTTTGGCGGCTGTGACTTACATCATTAAAGACGGCGCTCAAGTCTATCGTAAACACGGGACTGAAAAGTCCGCTGGTACCAAGCTGTTCTCTTTGTCCGGTAACGTAATGACTCCGGGCAACTTCGAAGTTCCACTGGGTTACCCGTTGATGGATCTTCTGATGAAAGAGGGCGGCGGTATGAAGCCGGGCCGCAAACTGAAAGCGGTTATCCCGGGTGGTTCTTCCGCTCCGGTTTTGACAGCTGAAGAAGTGGCGAAAGCAAACCTGGATTACGAATCCCTGGCGGGTCTGGGCACAATGCTTGGTTCCGGCGCGGTGATCGTGATCGACGATTCCCAGTGCATGGTTGATATGCTGGGTGTTTTGACTCACTTCTATGCCCATGAATCCTGCGGTCAGTGCACGCCTTGCCGTGAAGGTACTGGCTGGCTGAACAAAGTTCTTCATTCGATCCTGGAAGGCCGCGGCCGTTTGCAGGACATCGATTTGTTGATCAAAGTGGCTGATAACATGAAAGGTAAAACCATCTGCGCGCTTTCCGATGCAGCGGCTTTGCCGGTTCTTAGCTTTGTAACTAAATTCCGTGATGAGTTTGAATTCTACGTTCGCGAAGGACGCTCTAAGGTAAAAGGAACGACATATGCCGAAATGCACCATTAA